The genomic interval TCAAGCGACTGGACAAAATGTGGCATGGCTGATGAATGGGACTAGCCTATCTACCGCTATCTCTATCACAGCGCTGAACAATTCTAATTGGCAGATAGGAGGTATTGGAGATTTTAACAATGATGGTTACTCTGATCTGGCTTGGCGCAATCGAGCAACCGGGCAGGATGTCCTCTGGCTGATGAACGGGACTAGTCTATCTACTGCCGTCTCGATCGCAACGGTCAAAAATACCAACTGGCGAATTCAGGGTACTGGGGATTTCAACGGCGACGGGTTTTCTGATCTGGTGTGGCGTGACCCATCAACTGGAATGGACGTCATCTGGCTAATGAATGGCACCACACTATCAACTGCTGTGTCGATCAACTCGGTCAAAAACGCAAATTGGCAGATTGAAGCTGTTGGAGATTTTAATAACGATGCCAATTCTGATCTGGTATGGCATAACCATGCAACTGGGCAGAATGTCATTTGGTTGATGAATGGCACCACGCTGTCTAGTGCTGTCTTCACTACGCCATCTTCTGATCCCAATTGGCAACTTGAAGGAACCGGAATTTTTCTCCAACTTGCTCCGGCTGTTAACCTTGCTCTGTCTAATGATACAGGCTTTTCTGGGAGCGATCGTCTGACGGCTGATGCTTCCCTGGCAGGACAAATTACAGGTGAAAGCATTACCCAAATTCAAATTAGTGTTAACGGCAATCCCTTTAGCAATTTCACCAACCCGCTTGATCCGAACGGTAATTTTACAATTAGTGTGGCTCAACTCGCTAGCTATAATGGCGGTGCTTTGAACAACGGTTCTCAAACCGTTATTCTACGGGCAACAAACGTTAAAGGTACGAGTACAACAACCCTCCAGTTTACCTTTGACACAACAGCAGGTACTGCAACGGCAACGGCTGCCAATGTCACAATAGCAACCAGTACGCCCACAACGTACAATTTCACGGTTACCTATGGCGATAACACTGCCATTGATATCAGTTCTTTGAGTACGGGTGATGTGCAGGTTACTGGCCCCAACGGCTTTAGTCAGGTTGCTACCCTGATCGAAGTCAATACTAATACTGACGGTACTCCCCGTACCGCCACTTACCAAATTGCTGCCCCTGGAACCACTTGGAATTCCTACGATAATGGTCTCTATACATTGACTTTAGCGGCAGGGCAAATATGGGATGTGGCAGGCAATCTGATCGCTGCTGGCCGTATCGGTAGTTTCAATACTGCAATTGCTTTCAATACCCAACGTATTAACTTCCAACCCTCCCCAGTTCCTGTTCCGGCGAACTATACCATAGATTTTGGGCAGGGTTTTGATGATGCTCGTGGTTATGGTTGGGTGAACCAGGGCAGTACGACGGCTCTGGATATCACCTCTCGCGTCTTCGATCGCAATGCCACCCTCAACGGAGCCGCCGTTGACCAACGACTTGATACTGTAGCACTAATGCAAACTGGGGGAACCGCTGCGGCATGGGAATTCGCCCTCGCTAATGGGCGCTACAGCGTTACTGCCAGCGTTGGCGATACCGCAGGCGGCAGTAACCAACTCCTCCGCGCCGAAGGGCAGACCCTGGTTCCAGCCTTTACTGCAGGTGGGTTCCAAACCTTCAAACTTGCGACTCTTACCGTTGATGTTGCGGATGGTCATCTCACGATTGATGCGATCGGGGGCACCGATACCCGGATCAACTTCATCGAAATTTCTCCTGTTTCCACCGGACTTCACCCCAGCGTTGCATCCTCCCCCTACGCCAATGCTACTAACGTCAACCGTCGGGCTGCTATCAATTTGAGTGACTTGAACCTAGTGGGCGTGGGGCAGGGGGTTGATGCCTCCACCCTAACTGCCTCGAATGTGCAACTCTACCGTACCCGCGACAATGCCCTTGTAGCCAGCAACGTCAACACTAGCGGAGGTGCAGATACCATTGTTGTTCAGCCCATTTCCGCTCTGGATGCCAATACCCAATATACGCTTCGGATCACGGATGGAGTGAAGGATTTAGGCGGTCGCAGTTTCCTTCCTTATAGCCTCACATTTACCACAGGCACCGATTTAACCCAACCAACGGGGGTAAACTTCAACCAGTCGATCGTCCTTTTCTGGTGCTCCCCTGGCGAGCCTGCTTATGAGTCCAGACAACCAGTACCTCTACGCCACCGCCCTCGATGGTCAGATTCGGCGTTGGCAAATCGGAGCTGACGGCAGTTTATCTGGGCTACAAACCTTCTCTGGCTTGATCAGCAATCCCAACCGTCCCCCCGAACTGATTGGACTTGCCTTTGACCCCACTAACTCAAATGTGCTTTGGGTTGTACAAAATACCCCAACAGGTACCGCTGACGCCGAAGACTTTACAGGCAAAATTGTCAAGATTACTTTAGCTGGTGGCCCAAACTTTACGGGCACTGTGCAGAACTATGTGACGGGTTTACCCCGTTCAGCCAGAGATCATTTCAGCAATAGCCTCCGCTTCGGACCCGATGGTAATCTTTACCTGACTCAGGGTAGCAACACTTCAGCGGGGGTGGGAGACACAGCCTGGGGAGGGCGTCAGGAGCGTCTGCTATCTGCGGCTATGTTGCAGATCAATCCCAATCTCACACCCCCAGCGGGTGGATTTAATGTTCAGACTGAGAATTATACGACCGCTGGAGGCACCGTTATTCCAGGGAACTACAACCCCTATGCCGCCAATGCCCCGGTTAAACTTTATGCAACGGGGTTACGCAACGATTTTGATTTCATCTTCCATAGCAATGGTTCCCTTTATGCACCAACGAATGGATCGGGGGGAGGTGGGATTACCCCTGACAACCCCAATACCCCTGCAAATGAAGGATTGACCAATGTCAATAGTCGTCCAGATTACCTGTTCCGGGTGCAGCAGGGCGGCTATTATGGGCATCCCAATCCGTCCCGTGGAGAGTACATTATGGCAGGGGGCAATCCTACGGCAGGAACCGACCCAGACGAAGTTTCTGGGAATCCGGGGGTTAGCGGCTACGCCGTAGGCACGATGCCTGATCCAGACTATCAGTTTGCGCTGCTTAATTTAGGGGTGAGTCGGGCACCGACCGGAGTGATTGAGTATCAGTCCAACACATTTGGAGGACGGCTGCGCAACCGGATTGTGTACACCGAGTACAGTGCCGGGGATGACATTGTAGTGCTGGATCTGGATCAAAACGGGAATGTGACAGGGACGAGCATTTTGGCAGGGGGATCGGTCAACCCTGATTGGGGGATGGCTAACCCGGTGGATTTGATTGAGAATACTGCGAATGGGAATCTCTATGTTGCGGAGTTGTATCCCCAGGGGTATGGTCCTGGTACAACACCCGGACGGATTCGATTGCTAAAGCCCGCCTAGTAAAAACAGGGACGCCTTAGATCACAGGAGGGTGAGCAATGCCCACCCTCCTGTGATCGTTTTCAGGTCGCAAACTTTTTGTCTACAGGCTTGCCATAACTTCCCGTGCTGCTTCCAGGGTGCGATCGATATCCGCATCAGTGTGAGCCAAAGAGGTGAAGCCTGCTTCAAATTGAGAAGGTGCCAGGTAAACGCCACGCTCTAACATACCGCGATGGAAACGGCTGAATTTGCTCAGGTCAGAGGCTTTCGCATCTTCGTAGTTGTGAACTGGGCCTGCTGTAAAGAAGAGACCGAACATCCCACTGATGTTTCCACCACAGGCGGCGTGTCCGGTCTCTTTGGCAATTTGCAGCAAGCCATCAGTGAGCCGTTTGGTCATTCGATCGAGTTGGTCATAGGTTCCCGGTTGGTGCAGAATTTCCAGGGTTTTGATCCCCGCTGTCATTGCCAATGGATTACCAGAGAGTGTCCCTGCCTGGTACATTGAGCCAGCGGGAGCCACCATTTGCATAATGTCCTTGCGCCCCCCATAAGCACCGACTGGCAAACCCCCACCAATTACCTTACCGAGGGTGGTTAAGTCGGGGGTAATGCCAAACTTTTCCTGGGCACCCCCGTAGGCAATCCGGAAACCTGTCATAACTTCATCAAAGACGAGAAGTGCCTCATGGTCACGGGTAATTTCCCGCAACCCTGCCAAAAAGCCCGCATCGGGCGGAATAAAGCCAGCATTGCCCACTACGGGTTCCAAAATTACCCCTGCGATCGCCCCTGGATTTTCTTCAAACAAAGCCTGAACTGCTTCTAAATCATTAAAAGGAGCAGTCAGGGTGTTACTGGTCGTCGATTTTGGCACACCGGGGGAGTCGGGAAGACCGAGGGTCGCCACGCCCGATCCCGCTTTTACCAGGAACATATCTGCATGGCCGTGATAGCAACCCTCGAACTTAACAATCTTTTCTCGCCCAGTAAAGGCACGCATCAGGCGCAGCACGGACATACAGGCTTCCGTGCCGGAATTGACAAAGCGCACCATTTCAACACTGGGAACGGCATCAATCACCATTTCAGCCAGTACATTTTCCTGAAAACAGGGGGCACCAAAGCTGGTTCCCTTTTCTAATGCCTCATGCAAAGCTTTGATGACTTCGGGATGGGCGTGACCGCAGATAGCAGGTCCCCAGGTGCCCACATAGTCAATGTACTGATTGCCATCCACATCCCAAATATAAGCGCCGTTCACCCGATCGAACACGATCGGCTGTCCCCCCACCGATTTGAAGGCACGAACGGGAGAACTGACTCCTCCAGGCATGAGTTTTTGAGCGGCGGCAAAAATCTCTTCTGATTTAGTCGTTTTTAAGCTAGTCGTAATCAACGTCGGCTCCTTAGTGTCTATGCTGAACTGTTCCTGATGGCAAAGATCAGTCTCAAGAGGGTTTCAATCCTTTTTGAAGCGTCCCTACGATCTGATTATCCCATTTGGTGGAAATGACAGTTTATGTCTTACAAAACGAATCAAGATTTGCCCTTCAGTATTCGCGATCGCCTCTCTGAGACTGCCCAAAATCTTTACCGTATCGCCTTTAATTCAGCCATTCAGTGGTATGGAGAAGAGTCGAAAGCCCACAGAATTGCTTTAAGTGCAGTCAGAAATCAAGCGGCAAGATGGAATAGCGCTCTCAGCTAAGGTCAGGGAAGGTTGTTCTTCCGCCTGCCTGCCTCATGTTTTGAATTGATAACAAACAGGCGGGCTTGCTGAATCCACTCAACCAGTTGTTCTTTAGGGGGGCACAAATCCTGGCGTTGCAAAGTCGCCACATAGAATCGCAGAACTTGTTTGTGCAACAGGTGCAAGGAAGTCTCTGCCAACTGGGCAGGACAGCAAATTCCAGTATGAAGCAACAGCCCGCAATACTGGCACCCCACAGCGGGAATCTGTGCTAAGTCTGCCATCGCCGCCCATTTGTTTACATGCTGGATATGGATCTGGAGTTGGGTTGCCAGGATGTGCTTTTGAGCAGGTGTGGTTGTCCGCCGAAGCAATTGTTGGGTTGTTTTGATATCGCAATCCTTCAGCTTTTGGACATCTTCGGCATCTAATCCAGGTAATTGTTCAATCTTCCAATTGCTTGAGAGATCGCTTTGCGAACGAGCAGATTTAGGAAGAGACTTGCCCATTTTCGCCACCACCGTTTTACTGCTTAGTAGAAGTAGCCCCACGGGGGGTACATTTCTATTGTGAAGGATTTATTCATTAATGGCGGCGATATTGCGGGCTTTTCTTCCAGATCCGCTCTAGCATTTCGATTTGGGCTTCCAGGGTTTGGGGACGATCGCGCTGCTTTCGTCTCCAGCGCAGGAAGACAACTCCTGTGGGCAGAACCCCGCAAAGGAATATCAGGATGAAAGCGTTCACATTTGATTCATTTTTAATCGGACTAATTAAATAGGATGGCTCAGAAGCTTTGGCAACCTGTTTAACAGCAGGTTGTTCTGCCATTAACGGTTTACTTGAAGAATTTTGTATTTCATTCAAGGCTTGTGTTTGCCTGATTGTTTCTGTTTTAGATGGGTTGGAGGTGAACCCAAAAGCTGCCTGGGGGGTCAGCAAAACGTTCGGTGTCGTCATACAAGCAGCCAGAAGCCCCAGAAACCCTGTTTTTATAAACCGTTGGGGGTCAGCGAAATTCATTTTAATATTCCTCAATGCACAAACGATAAAATTTTTGTATCTATTAGTACCATAATATTTAAATTCGCCAATTTCAATTTGTTTTGTATCAAAAAACACCGACAATTTATAAACCTATCCAGAGAAGTATTGCTTGAAATTAAATTGTTTCAAATTAGCAACATTCTTATCTAGAAGAAAGCCTGTGATCTTTGGGTTAAAAGGCTTTTGAGACCATCACACCCAAGTTTTATGTCATAGATTTGCAACAAACTATTTAGCTGAAATGTCATGATCTTCTAATATGTGGTTTTCGTAATACCTGCAAAACTTGTCAACTCAGTAGTAGTTATTAATGCTTATCTTCGATGGCTTATGTTCTGCTCCAGGAAAAGGAATTGCCTCACAAAGAGGCGATCGCGCAATTTGCAAAAGGAAGTGTTGCAATAGACCCTCTTACTGGATTTTCTTCATAACGGATAATATATTGAGAAGAATTTACGCAGAGTGGGTGGATGAGCAGGAAAATCCAACTATCAGCCAGGACAGAGGCGAAGCCATCCTTCACCTCAAGGCAGTTCAGCCTATTGCCGCAAAGATGGTGCGATCGGGGTTCGTCTCAAGACACTAACCCCTCTGAAACGCCTCCAATTTTGCATGAAGCGTTGAACTTACCCATATATTCAACAGAGCAACTCACCCTCCAGCCTAAGCTCAAGATTGGTGCGGTAGGAGATAAATATGAACAGGAAGCCGATCAGATGGCGGCTAAAGCTGTGCGCCAGATGCATACTCTTGATAAACAGACTTCCTACATCAAAAAAAGTGGTGAGAAGGTTGATGAAAATTTTCAGATGCGATCGACCCTGCCATCACAGGGGAATCAGTCAAGCGCCCATGCCTCTAATCTAGAGGCATCTGTCCAACAAGCACGAAGCGACGGCAAGACTTTGCCAGAAAGCATTCGGAAACCAATGGAACAAACACTGGGAGCAAACTTTAGCCAGGTGAAGATCCACACCAATACTCAATCCAATCAGCTCAATCATTCCTTTGGTTCCCGTGCTTTTACCCATCGTCAGAATATCTTCTTCCGCCAGGGAGAATACAACCCCGGTAGTCGATCGGGGCAAGAGTTAATTGCCCATGAGTTAACCCATGTGGTGCAGCAGAATCCTCAAACGGCGCAGCGAGGCGACGGAAAATCGACTGATTCAGAGCTGCCAATACAAACCACAGATGATGCAAACGTCATTCAGCGGGCAGTTGGCTTCGAGTTTGAAACAAGCTGGCAACTCCGGCACCTCAAGCAGGGGGGACAATATGCTGAGTGGAATAAATCCCAGCAAACCCTT from Kovacikia minuta CCNUW1 carries:
- a CDS encoding PQQ-dependent sugar dehydrogenase, translating into MSPDNQYLYATALDGQIRRWQIGADGSLSGLQTFSGLISNPNRPPELIGLAFDPTNSNVLWVVQNTPTGTADAEDFTGKIVKITLAGGPNFTGTVQNYVTGLPRSARDHFSNSLRFGPDGNLYLTQGSNTSAGVGDTAWGGRQERLLSAAMLQINPNLTPPAGGFNVQTENYTTAGGTVIPGNYNPYAANAPVKLYATGLRNDFDFIFHSNGSLYAPTNGSGGGGITPDNPNTPANEGLTNVNSRPDYLFRVQQGGYYGHPNPSRGEYIMAGGNPTAGTDPDEVSGNPGVSGYAVGTMPDPDYQFALLNLGVSRAPTGVIEYQSNTFGGRLRNRIVYTEYSAGDDIVVLDLDQNGNVTGTSILAGGSVNPDWGMANPVDLIENTANGNLYVAELYPQGYGPGTTPGRIRLLKPA
- a CDS encoding DUF4332 domain-containing protein; translated protein: MVAKMGKSLPKSARSQSDLSSNWKIEQLPGLDAEDVQKLKDCDIKTTQQLLRRTTTPAQKHILATQLQIHIQHVNKWAAMADLAQIPAVGCQYCGLLLHTGICCPAQLAETSLHLLHKQVLRFYVATLQRQDLCPPKEQLVEWIQQARLFVINSKHEAGRRKNNLP
- the hemL gene encoding glutamate-1-semialdehyde 2,1-aminomutase, producing the protein MITTSLKTTKSEEIFAAAQKLMPGGVSSPVRAFKSVGGQPIVFDRVNGAYIWDVDGNQYIDYVGTWGPAICGHAHPEVIKALHEALEKGTSFGAPCFQENVLAEMVIDAVPSVEMVRFVNSGTEACMSVLRLMRAFTGREKIVKFEGCYHGHADMFLVKAGSGVATLGLPDSPGVPKSTTSNTLTAPFNDLEAVQALFEENPGAIAGVILEPVVGNAGFIPPDAGFLAGLREITRDHEALLVFDEVMTGFRIAYGGAQEKFGITPDLTTLGKVIGGGLPVGAYGGRKDIMQMVAPAGSMYQAGTLSGNPLAMTAGIKTLEILHQPGTYDQLDRMTKRLTDGLLQIAKETGHAACGGNISGMFGLFFTAGPVHNYEDAKASDLSKFSRFHRGMLERGVYLAPSQFEAGFTSLAHTDADIDRTLEAAREVMASL
- a CDS encoding ChaB family protein, which codes for MSYKTNQDLPFSIRDRLSETAQNLYRIAFNSAIQWYGEESKAHRIALSAVRNQAARWNSALS
- a CDS encoding FG-GAP-like repeat-containing protein translates to MSFTSTNTSLSLGQDLVWRNQATGENVIWRMAGASLSVSTPITSLSSSSWRMQGTGDFNDDGNSDLLWRNQATGQNVAWLMNGTSLSTAISITALNNSNWQIGGIGDFNNDGYSDLAWRNRATGQDVLWLMNGTSLSTAVSIATVKNTNWRIQGTGDFNGDGFSDLVWRDPSTGMDVIWLMNGTTLSTAVSINSVKNANWQIEAVGDFNNDANSDLVWHNHATGQNVIWLMNGTTLSSAVFTTPSSDPNWQLEGTGIFLQLAPAVNLALSNDTGFSGSDRLTADASLAGQITGESITQIQISVNGNPFSNFTNPLDPNGNFTISVAQLASYNGGALNNGSQTVILRATNVKGTSTTTLQFTFDTTAGTATATAANVTIATSTPTTYNFTVTYGDNTAIDISSLSTGDVQVTGPNGFSQVATLIEVNTNTDGTPRTATYQIAAPGTTWNSYDNGLYTLTLAAGQIWDVAGNLIAAGRIGSFNTAIAFNTQRINFQPSPVPVPANYTIDFGQGFDDARGYGWVNQGSTTALDITSRVFDRNATLNGAAVDQRLDTVALMQTGGTAAAWEFALANGRYSVTASVGDTAGGSNQLLRAEGQTLVPAFTAGGFQTFKLATLTVDVADGHLTIDAIGGTDTRINFIEISPVSTGLHPSVASSPYANATNVNRRAAINLSDLNLVGVGQGVDASTLTASNVQLYRTRDNALVASNVNTSGGADTIVVQPISALDANTQYTLRITDGVKDLGGRSFLPYSLTFTTGTDLTQPTGVNFNQSIVLFWCSPGEPAYESRQPVPLRHRPRWSDSALANRS